From Fundidesulfovibrio soli, the proteins below share one genomic window:
- a CDS encoding DNA methyltransferase, with protein sequence MSLTDHEKEQLKAMIDRGEKLPAKFKSQLFENVPEVELVWAGKTSEVTNVVLPFQSIEQIDEPRKDANMVVGKDSFSLFSCDTSSGRQQSGWSNKLIWGDNKLVLSSLKNGPMREEIEKAGGLKLVYIDPPFDVGADFSFNIGVGPETLTKEPSIIEELAYRDTWGRGADSYLSMVYERLLLIKSLLASDGSIFVHIGPKVSHVVRSVLDDVFGCSNFINQIIWRRAFAHNDPSRCGMIHDVVLYYSNSDKRTWNKVLQKPSAEYLEQFFDQYDDARKERYNRIPMDAPRHGDGGNLVYEWKGAWPSKNRTWAYTIDKMEEFERKGRIHYPKKDGGMPRLKCYESEYEGTVLQDIWTDINKIHN encoded by the coding sequence ATGAGTCTGACTGACCACGAGAAAGAGCAGCTGAAAGCCATGATTGATAGGGGCGAAAAGCTCCCCGCGAAATTCAAGTCCCAACTGTTCGAGAACGTTCCCGAGGTGGAGCTTGTCTGGGCTGGCAAGACCAGTGAAGTGACTAATGTAGTCCTCCCCTTTCAGTCCATTGAGCAGATAGACGAGCCACGGAAGGACGCCAACATGGTTGTCGGAAAAGACTCGTTCAGTCTTTTTTCCTGCGACACAAGCAGCGGCAGACAGCAAAGTGGTTGGTCGAACAAGCTCATCTGGGGCGACAACAAACTGGTCCTTTCCTCGCTTAAGAACGGTCCCATGCGCGAAGAGATTGAAAAGGCTGGCGGGTTGAAGCTGGTCTACATCGACCCACCCTTTGATGTTGGTGCTGACTTTTCGTTTAACATTGGTGTTGGGCCAGAAACATTAACAAAGGAGCCCAGCATCATTGAAGAGCTTGCATACCGAGACACCTGGGGGAGGGGTGCTGACTCCTACCTTTCGATGGTATATGAAAGATTATTGCTAATAAAATCTTTGCTTGCCAGCGATGGAAGTATTTTTGTTCATATTGGCCCCAAGGTGTCTCACGTTGTGCGAAGCGTTCTCGATGATGTGTTTGGTTGTTCCAATTTCATAAACCAAATCATTTGGAGAAGGGCATTCGCACACAATGATCCTTCTCGCTGCGGCATGATCCATGACGTGGTCCTGTATTATTCAAATTCAGACAAAAGGACATGGAATAAAGTCCTGCAAAAGCCAAGTGCTGAATATCTTGAACAGTTTTTTGACCAATATGATGATGCCAGAAAAGAGAGATACAATAGAATACCCATGGATGCCCCGAGACATGGAGACGGAGGAAATCTAGTTTATGAATGGAAAGGTGCATGGCCATCGAAAAATAGGACTTGGGCCTACACCATAGACAAAATGGAAGAGTTCGAAAGAAAAGGAAGAATTCATTACCCAAAAAAAGACGGTGGGATGCCAAGGCTAAAATGTTATGAGAGCGAATACGAGGGGACGGTTCTTCAAGACATTTGGACAGACATCAATAAGATTCATAATTAA
- a CDS encoding fatty acid desaturase, protein MPFNPVVIVAKGEKPEWYASTAVHARADLRKSIWQLANTLVPYVLIFALMIVSVRQNQPYWLTLLLAVAASALYIRIFIFFHDCTHGSFLPTPRWNRNLGYLCGILTFTPFHDWRRSHAGHHLSAGDLDRRGVGDIALMTVAEYASASPLKRIGYRLYRNPLLMFGIGPIYYFLLRNRWPRKGSKRMDKLSVLYTNLAILGIMGAAGLTIGLKTYLLVQMPIALFSGPVGIWLFYVQHQFQGVYWARNAEWDPWRMAMEGASHYQLPRMLQWITGNIGYHHVHHMRPAIPNYNLQRCYEDTPQLQQTKPITLKASLDCLSLKLYDEEKRMMVGFKQSTPREEGKE, encoded by the coding sequence ATGCCGTTTAACCCTGTGGTCATCGTTGCGAAGGGGGAGAAGCCGGAGTGGTACGCATCCACGGCAGTGCATGCCCGTGCTGACCTGCGCAAATCCATTTGGCAACTCGCGAACACGCTCGTACCGTATGTTCTGATCTTTGCCCTGATGATCGTCTCGGTCAGGCAGAACCAGCCTTATTGGTTGACCCTGCTATTGGCGGTGGCGGCCTCGGCGCTTTACATACGCATCTTCATTTTCTTCCACGACTGCACACATGGATCGTTTCTGCCAACGCCTCGTTGGAACAGAAACCTGGGCTACCTGTGCGGCATCCTGACCTTCACGCCCTTCCATGACTGGCGACGCAGCCACGCAGGGCATCACCTCTCGGCCGGGGATCTTGACAGGCGTGGGGTCGGCGACATCGCCCTCATGACCGTCGCCGAGTACGCCTCCGCTTCACCGCTCAAGCGGATCGGCTACAGATTGTACCGCAATCCCCTGCTCATGTTTGGCATCGGACCCATCTATTACTTCCTCTTGCGCAACCGCTGGCCCAGAAAAGGAAGCAAGCGCATGGACAAACTGAGCGTGCTCTACACCAACCTGGCGATTCTGGGCATCATGGGGGCAGCGGGACTGACCATCGGCCTTAAGACCTATCTCCTGGTCCAAATGCCCATAGCGCTCTTCTCTGGCCCGGTAGGCATATGGCTGTTCTACGTCCAACACCAGTTCCAGGGGGTCTACTGGGCGCGCAACGCGGAGTGGGATCCTTGGCGGATGGCCATGGAAGGAGCCTCCCACTACCAGCTTCCCAGAATGCTGCAATGGATCACCGGAAACATCGGCTACCACCATGTCCACCACATGCGCCCGGCAATACCCAATTACAACCTGCAACGTTGCTACGAAGATACTCCGCAGTTACAGCAGACCAAGCCCATAACTCTGAAGGCCAGCCTGGATTGTCTTAGTCTGAAGCTTTACGACGAAGAGAAGCGTATGATGGTGGGCTTCAAGCAATCCACCCCCAGGGAAGAAGGAAAAGAGTAG
- a CDS encoding DEAD/DEAH box helicase family protein, with translation MLDEMGYEKLLPPLVHKIRKGVIKWRERGYAGASETTKALLKYWFDEEHMIPKCDGTMFKFQYYFCQREAVESVIWLYEIEQARDPYSLMKYDSSGHISQGMFDEDWTRYVVKMATGAGKTKIMSLLVAWSYFHKRYEEGSDLSTNFLLIAPNIIVLDRLYDDFQGLKIFHQDPILPENGYEGQNWKDDFQVTLHIQDDIGVVSDTGNIFLTNIHRVFENGSTPSFDDDNTMDYFLGKRPTGKTTDSKTDLGKIIREVPNLVVINDEAHHIHDKNLAWFKSIEDISSQLRLKDSKLSAQFDLSATPKHTNGAMFVQTISDYPLVEAIRQGVVKTPVLPDSASRAKLQERKSDQYSEQYRDYLHLGYLEWKNVKKELSSTGKKPILFVMTDDTQTCDEVGQYYEKNYPELGGKVLVIHTKANGEISEAAGKKAQDELDKLREASRVIDDPASPYEVIVSVMMLREGWDVQNVVSIVGLRPYKAKSKILPEQTLGRGLRRMFRGEPVQEKVSVVGTEAFIQFVESIKSEGVELEYAEMGEKTKPKSPMVIEVDKENPQKDLDEMDIKLPVLTPRIYREYKNLHELDVSKVKTPKLKIHEYTEEEQREIVFKDIDSDKISHSTVLDMSLEPSPQAVIGYFCQLIMRDLRLVGGFDILFGKLKEYITGYLFEKEVDLSDLNILRNLSDQATTKAIVENFKSAVNALTVHDKGTTEVRDHIQFRKTRPFLVNDQAYVVPKKSIFNKVVGDSHFELEFAAFLDGCDDIISFIKNSQSTYFKVEYRNADGGIANYYPDFIVKESESDLWIIETKGQADLDVPLKWKRLVYWCKDASKQSGKNIRPLYVLQTEWDKYRPKSFSQLCSTFTDSSPEVN, from the coding sequence ATGCTGGACGAGATGGGGTATGAAAAGCTCCTCCCTCCGCTGGTCCATAAAATCCGCAAGGGTGTGATCAAGTGGCGTGAAAGAGGTTACGCCGGAGCTAGCGAAACCACCAAGGCTCTGCTCAAGTACTGGTTCGATGAAGAGCACATGATCCCCAAGTGTGATGGGACTATGTTCAAGTTCCAGTACTACTTCTGCCAGCGTGAGGCGGTTGAGTCCGTCATCTGGCTGTACGAGATCGAACAGGCCCGTGACCCTTACTCTCTGATGAAGTACGACTCGTCCGGGCATATATCCCAGGGGATGTTCGACGAGGACTGGACCCGGTACGTGGTGAAGATGGCCACCGGCGCAGGCAAGACCAAAATCATGAGCCTGCTTGTTGCGTGGTCGTATTTCCACAAACGATATGAGGAAGGTTCGGACCTGAGCACGAACTTCCTGCTCATCGCGCCAAACATCATCGTCCTGGACAGGCTTTATGATGATTTTCAGGGGCTGAAAATTTTCCATCAAGACCCAATCCTGCCCGAGAATGGATATGAAGGGCAGAACTGGAAGGATGACTTCCAAGTAACCTTGCACATCCAGGACGACATCGGCGTCGTGTCGGACACCGGGAACATCTTCCTGACCAATATCCATCGTGTGTTCGAGAACGGAAGCACCCCCTCGTTCGACGACGACAACACCATGGACTATTTCCTCGGCAAACGCCCCACCGGAAAGACCACCGATTCGAAGACGGACCTTGGGAAAATCATCAGAGAGGTGCCGAACCTCGTCGTCATTAATGACGAAGCCCACCATATTCACGACAAGAACCTGGCTTGGTTCAAAAGCATCGAAGACATTTCAAGCCAGTTGCGCCTCAAGGATAGCAAGCTCTCAGCCCAGTTCGATCTTTCAGCCACACCGAAACACACCAACGGCGCAATGTTCGTGCAGACGATCAGCGACTACCCCTTGGTTGAAGCCATCAGGCAGGGGGTCGTGAAGACTCCGGTGCTGCCTGATTCGGCGTCCAGGGCGAAGCTTCAAGAAAGAAAAAGCGATCAGTACTCAGAACAGTACAGGGACTATCTCCACCTTGGCTACCTCGAATGGAAGAACGTCAAGAAGGAGCTTTCCTCGACAGGGAAGAAGCCCATCCTGTTCGTCATGACTGACGACACTCAGACTTGCGACGAGGTGGGACAATACTACGAGAAGAACTATCCCGAGTTGGGCGGGAAGGTCCTGGTCATCCATACGAAAGCCAACGGTGAAATCTCCGAGGCTGCTGGAAAGAAGGCCCAGGACGAACTGGACAAGTTGCGCGAAGCCAGCCGGGTTATCGATGATCCAGCAAGCCCCTACGAAGTGATTGTCTCGGTCATGATGCTCCGGGAAGGCTGGGACGTTCAAAACGTAGTATCCATCGTCGGTTTGCGTCCATACAAGGCGAAGAGCAAAATCCTTCCCGAACAGACCCTTGGCAGAGGGTTGCGGAGGATGTTCAGGGGCGAACCCGTTCAAGAAAAAGTGAGCGTGGTTGGAACCGAAGCGTTCATTCAGTTTGTCGAGTCCATCAAGAGCGAAGGCGTTGAGCTTGAATACGCCGAGATGGGCGAGAAGACCAAGCCTAAGTCGCCGATGGTCATTGAGGTCGACAAAGAGAACCCACAAAAAGACCTTGATGAGATGGATATCAAATTGCCCGTTCTCACTCCCAGGATTTACCGAGAATACAAGAACCTCCATGAGCTGGACGTTTCAAAGGTTAAAACTCCCAAACTCAAGATTCACGAATATACCGAGGAGGAGCAGCGGGAGATTGTTTTCAAGGATATTGATAGCGATAAGATAAGCCATTCAACGGTTCTCGACATGAGCCTGGAACCGAGTCCTCAGGCGGTTATCGGGTACTTCTGCCAGCTCATCATGAGGGACCTCCGCTTGGTTGGCGGGTTCGACATCCTTTTTGGCAAGCTCAAGGAGTACATCACGGGGTATCTCTTCGAAAAGGAAGTCGACCTGTCGGATTTGAATATTCTTCGGAACCTCTCAGACCAAGCGACAACCAAGGCGATCGTGGAGAACTTCAAATCTGCGGTGAATGCCCTCACGGTCCATGACAAGGGGACTACCGAAGTCAGGGATCATATTCAGTTCCGCAAGACACGCCCCTTCCTAGTGAATGACCAAGCCTATGTCGTTCCCAAGAAGTCCATCTTCAACAAGGTGGTGGGTGACAGCCATTTCGAGCTTGAGTTTGCCGCCTTCCTTGACGGGTGCGATGACATCATTTCGTTCATCAAGAACTCCCAGAGCACCTATTTCAAGGTCGAGTACAGAAACGCGGACGGTGGCATCGCCAACTACTACCCAGACTTCATCGTAAAGGAATCGGAATCAGACCTTTGGATCATTGAAACCAAGGGGCAAGCCGATCTTGATGTTCCTTTAAAGTGGAAACGCTTGGTTTATTGGTGTAAGGATGCGTCCAAACAATCAGGTAAAAACATCAGGCCCTTGTACGTGCTGCAAACGGAATGGGATAAGTATCGTCCGAAGAGTTTTAGCCAGCTTTGTTCTACGTTTACTGACAGTAGTCCCGAAGTGAATTGA
- a CDS encoding DUF3024 domain-containing protein gives MPISEFEHARLEKLLQTFCDEQGPPAHLRDQLRWDFRVDKEKQTVELFEIRPHFMHKGKLIEGMVAKATYVKNTKTWKVYWMRGNLKWTRYEPCPEVQTVEEFLRVVKEDAWNCFFG, from the coding sequence ATGCCAATCAGCGAATTTGAACATGCTCGCCTGGAGAAACTCCTCCAGACGTTCTGCGATGAGCAAGGACCGCCAGCCCATCTCCGTGATCAGCTCCGCTGGGACTTCCGAGTGGACAAGGAGAAGCAGACTGTCGAACTTTTCGAAATCCGCCCTCATTTCATGCATAAGGGAAAATTGATCGAAGGAATGGTCGCCAAAGCTACATACGTGAAGAATACAAAAACCTGGAAAGTTTACTGGATGCGGGGAAATCTAAAATGGACCCGCTACGAGCCTTGTCCTGAGGTTCAGACTGTTGAGGAGTTCTTGAGGGTGGTCAAAGAGGATGCCTGGAACTGTTTCTTTGGCTAG
- a CDS encoding ATP-binding domain-containing protein, translated as MGLSDETKKYLNVAADETLDAFDGVAKAASKKVEDNRGVSCGVVSPNTWNSTSANENLSRICSSLHSDYLKLKSEPAIARIVALDENGKHRTYYICRATPVTGLDVILASYNSPAGRMASLDVGEEYELPNGTLLEIVEKTRLRPRKRNGFWDSEDTVLETDEFGPLTIKSLRALASKAKELGVDVAEEGFDADLLGRLLAEERDESNVLEGLRRSVIEKMGLRDQPILDKYQDEIFRLPLNKNLLLLGPPGTGKTTTLIRRLGQKSDVEFLEEDEKRLVRGSGHPSRDPHEQSWIMFTPTDLLKIYLKEAFAREGVPASDRHIRTWAEFRREIGRNVFHILRTTNGGAFVLKENDEVLRKETIEDLIGWCDDFESWQKANFREELLSAAENLSKESEQSISSIGARLLEIINKVEKHDISDMFVAFVQVLDEIKSIESELKDETNKKLDETINLQLNRDHGLLDRLAEKLEEIQQAEGLSEESEEDDVEDEEFVTSGSKRANAVNAFKQALRAQARAFATKRSISLKTRNSQLLDWIGERSLSESDQATVGSKLVILNHVRKFKNPLNRYLRGVQSRYKIFRRLRRKEDVWYNPVEFHPNDLHPLELDVVIFSILTGASSMLKKALILREIDEPQWSSLSRVYALCKNQIYVDEATDFSPVQLSCMSKLTHPTLQSFFACGDFNQRLTTWGSRSIDNFKWIRSDIEVKEVNIAYRQSRQLNELAALIITTVNGDNNYVLPKLPEHVDAEGVRPVLLENATTYRKVSSWLAGRVGEVERLVQKLPSIAVFVESEEKVASLAEELNIVLEESNIQAVACPNGQVMGNDNDVRVFDIQHIKGLEFEAVFFVGVDLLAELHPDLFDKYLYVGTTRAATYLGITCERELPESIRSLRSQFVDRWEL; from the coding sequence ATGGGATTGTCGGATGAAACTAAAAAGTACTTGAATGTCGCTGCGGATGAAACCCTTGATGCTTTTGATGGTGTTGCCAAGGCAGCCTCAAAAAAAGTTGAAGACAATCGGGGTGTCTCTTGCGGTGTAGTATCTCCCAATACTTGGAACTCAACATCTGCCAATGAAAACTTGTCTAGAATATGTTCATCGCTGCATTCAGACTATCTCAAGCTCAAGTCAGAACCTGCAATTGCTCGTATTGTGGCATTAGATGAGAATGGAAAACACAGGACATATTACATATGCAGGGCAACGCCGGTAACTGGACTGGACGTAATTCTAGCTAGTTACAATTCGCCAGCTGGCAGAATGGCTTCATTAGATGTTGGCGAGGAGTACGAACTTCCAAACGGCACCCTCCTTGAAATTGTCGAAAAAACAAGACTTCGCCCCCGAAAAAGAAATGGGTTTTGGGATTCCGAAGATACTGTACTTGAGACCGATGAATTCGGGCCTCTCACGATCAAATCCCTGAGAGCTTTAGCGTCTAAAGCCAAAGAGCTTGGTGTCGATGTTGCTGAAGAAGGGTTTGATGCTGATCTGCTTGGTCGCTTGTTAGCTGAAGAAAGGGATGAGTCGAATGTTCTTGAAGGACTTCGGAGGAGTGTCATCGAAAAGATGGGGCTGCGCGATCAGCCAATTCTTGACAAGTATCAGGATGAAATCTTTCGGCTTCCCTTAAACAAAAATTTACTTCTTCTGGGACCTCCCGGCACAGGGAAAACAACAACTCTCATCCGTCGCTTAGGTCAAAAAAGTGATGTTGAGTTTCTTGAAGAAGATGAGAAAAGGCTTGTTCGGGGAAGTGGCCATCCTAGTCGTGATCCCCATGAACAAAGCTGGATCATGTTTACACCAACAGACTTGTTGAAGATATATTTAAAGGAAGCGTTCGCCAGAGAAGGTGTTCCTGCATCTGATAGGCATATTCGTACATGGGCTGAATTCCGTCGAGAAATCGGTAGAAACGTATTCCATATACTTCGTACCACCAATGGTGGCGCATTTGTTCTCAAAGAGAATGACGAGGTTTTAAGAAAAGAAACTATCGAAGATCTCATTGGCTGGTGTGATGATTTTGAATCATGGCAAAAAGCGAACTTTAGAGAAGAGTTGCTATCTGCCGCTGAAAATTTGAGCAAGGAGTCTGAGCAATCGATCTCCAGTATCGGCGCAAGGCTCCTAGAAATAATAAACAAGGTCGAGAAACACGATATTTCGGATATGTTTGTTGCCTTTGTCCAAGTCCTTGATGAGATAAAATCGATAGAATCTGAGTTGAAGGACGAGACAAATAAAAAATTGGATGAAACGATCAATCTTCAGCTTAATAGAGATCATGGTTTACTAGACAGGCTTGCTGAAAAATTAGAAGAAATTCAGCAGGCTGAAGGTTTGTCTGAAGAAAGTGAAGAGGATGATGTCGAGGATGAGGAGTTTGTAACTTCAGGAAGTAAAAGGGCAAATGCCGTTAACGCTTTCAAGCAAGCCCTTCGTGCTCAGGCTAGAGCTTTTGCGACAAAGAGAAGCATAAGTCTGAAAACTCGAAATAGTCAGCTACTTGACTGGATTGGCGAAAGGTCTCTCAGTGAATCCGACCAAGCTACAGTAGGCTCTAAGCTGGTGATCTTGAATCATGTTCGAAAGTTTAAGAACCCTCTGAATAGATATTTAAGAGGGGTACAGAGTAGATACAAGATCTTTAGAAGGCTCCGTCGTAAAGAGGATGTTTGGTATAATCCGGTGGAATTCCATCCTAACGACTTACATCCGCTAGAACTCGATGTTGTCATTTTTTCGATATTAACCGGCGCATCATCAATGCTCAAAAAAGCATTGATATTGCGGGAGATTGATGAACCGCAATGGTCTTCTTTGAGTCGTGTCTATGCCCTTTGCAAAAATCAAATATATGTAGACGAGGCGACTGACTTCTCTCCTGTACAGCTTTCATGCATGTCAAAGCTGACCCATCCGACTTTGCAGTCATTTTTTGCATGTGGTGATTTCAACCAGCGGTTAACCACTTGGGGGAGCAGGAGTATTGATAACTTCAAATGGATTCGCTCAGATATTGAAGTCAAAGAGGTTAATATTGCCTATAGGCAGAGTAGGCAGTTGAATGAACTCGCGGCTTTGATCATTACAACCGTGAACGGTGACAATAATTATGTCTTGCCGAAGCTTCCTGAGCATGTTGATGCTGAAGGTGTAAGGCCAGTTTTACTGGAGAACGCTACAACGTATCGTAAGGTTAGTTCCTGGCTGGCAGGCAGAGTCGGTGAGGTTGAAAGGTTAGTTCAAAAGCTGCCTTCAATCGCTGTATTTGTCGAAAGCGAAGAGAAAGTTGCCAGCCTTGCTGAAGAGTTAAACATAGTTCTCGAAGAGTCGAACATCCAAGCTGTTGCCTGTCCGAATGGCCAGGTAATGGGTAATGATAATGATGTGAGAGTCTTTGATATTCAACACATTAAAGGGCTTGAGTTTGAAGCTGTCTTTTTTGTTGGTGTTGATCTTCTCGCAGAGCTTCATCCTGATCTGTTTGACAAATATCTTTACGTAGGAACGACAAGGGCTGCTACATATCTTGGCATTACATGTGAAAGAGAGCTGCCAGAGTCGATTAGGTCTTTAAGGTCCCAATTCGTTGATAGGTGGGAATTGTAG